The Brumimicrobium sp. genomic interval ATACGTAATCAAACTGAAAATTGTAAATAAGCACACTACTACTCCTTTCATAATTCATTTTTTTAGTATTTCTTCTATTGAAACACAGGTAAAATTGTGTTCGCGAAGATATAACAATAATTGCTCCAAAATACCTGAAGTTTGCTGTGCAGTATCATGTAATAGTATAATACTACCCGGCTTTAGTTGTCTCGTAATGCGATTCAACACTTTTTTTTCATCGTGAATCGCAGTATCCAAGGAGCGTATGTTCCAGCCAATTACGTGATGTTTCGTTTGCAACAAAGCTCTACGTATCATTGGGTTGGTGACTCCAAATGGTGGTCGAAACAAGGTAGATTTTCGTTCTGTATAAGCTTCAATCAAGTCATCAGTTTGCGTAATTTCATCCACCAACACTTCTTTTTTGGTAAATCCTATCTTGGAATGAGAATAGGTATGATTTCCCAGAGCATGTCCTTCTGATACGATTCTTTTTGCTTGATCTG includes:
- a CDS encoding polysaccharide deacetylase family protein, yielding MSKHQIGYIGFGLFTIFYGFAYFLYDFPLGYYLIAFFVWISLVAIGSFTVRCNYHINAISSFKTSANQVAITFDDGPSEFTDGVLDVLKKYDAKASFFCIGKHLEKFPDQAKRIVSEGHALGNHTYSHSKIGFTKKEVLVDEITQTDDLIEAYTERKSTLFRPPFGVTNPMIRRALLQTKHHVIGWNIRSLDTAIHDEKKVLNRITRQLKPGSIILLHDTAQQTSGILEQLLLYLREHNFTCVSIEEILKK